In Rhodothermales bacterium, the genomic stretch CGGCTTCAGGTGCTGGTGCCGCTGACGCTGGCTGTCATCTTCCTGCTGCTCTTTGTGCACCTTCGAAGCGGAGTCGACGCCCTGCTGCTGATGATCCCGCTTCCATTCGCCGCGATGGGTGCCGTCTGGCTTCTCGTTCTGCTCGACTACAATATGAGCGTCGCTGTCGGAGTGGGAATTATCGCGGTGGCCGGACTCGCGGCCGAAACGGCGTTGGTCATGCATGTGTATCTGCACGAAGCGGTCGAACGGTATCGGCTCGGCGGCCGCCTCGTCGATCGATCGAGTCTTGGCAGTGCCCTCGAGGAAGGAGCGGTGGACCGGGTTCGCCCCAAACTGATGACTGTTTTCACAACGATTATCGGACTCCTGCCGATCATGTTTGGCACCGCCATCGGCACCGAGGTGATGAAACGCATTGCGGCGCCCATGATCGGTGGACTCATCACCTCAACCATCAACACATTGATTATGATTCCGGCTATATATGCGCTCGTCTATGGCATCCGGTACAGAGACGAGATATCAGGTAAATCCGTTGGCAGCGGCGAAGCGGACGAGGGCGAGGTGGCAGGGGTGATCGCCAACCGGTAGCAACAGCCTGAAGTCGGTATGAGATCTCGACGAAAGCGACACGTCCGGCTCGCATATCAGACGGACATGTGCAATACTCTGACTGCTTTCTCCGCGACAAGGCCGGCAGGTTTGACACCGTTCGGTGGCGCCTCGCCGGCGCAACGATCGCCGGACGATGGATGTGACACGCATTGCTGTAATCGAACAAGACAGAACAGACATGGAAACGTATTACTTCTCGACAACGCTCGACGCGGGCATGGACGAGGCCCGGCAGCAAGTCGTGGATGCTCTCCAGAAAAAGGGCTTTGGTGTTCTGACCGAAATAAATGTTGCCGCGACTCTCAAGAAGAAGCTGGACGTCGATTTCAGGCCGTACGTGATCCTCGGAGCCTGCAATCCCGGGTTTGCACATCAGGCACTGCTCGCGGAAGACAAGATCGGCACGATGCTGCCGTGCAATGTGATTCTCCAGGATGCCGGCAACGGGCGAACGGAGGTGGCGGCAGTCGATCCCATGGCGTCCATGCAGGCCATCGAGAACGAGACGCTTGGTACGGTCGCGAGCCAGGTTCGGGAGATGCTGAAATCCGTTATCGACGCGCTGTAGAAGACCAGGGAACGAATTGATCTATCCGCGACGCTCTCAGGATGTGGAGGACGTCGGCCGGCACTACGACGCGCTCGACGAATTCTATCGTGAAGTCTGGGGAGATCACGTCCACCATGGCCTCTGGTTGAGCGGTGACGAGTCAAATGATGTGGCAGTGCGCAATCTTGTGTCGTACGCGACTCGGCACACAACGCTGCCGCCGGGCACGACCGTCTGCGATGTTGGATGCGGCTACGGTGCCGTCGCCAACCTTCTTGCCGGAGAGCACGGCGCTGTCGTAACCGGACTCACCGTGTCAGAACGCCAGTATGATTACGCCCTGCGTGAGTACGGAAGTCCACAATGCGAATTTCTGCTCAGAGACTGGATGCGAAATGAACTGGATGATTCGAGCTTCGACGTAGTCCTGGCAATCGAATCACTCAGTCACATGCCGGACAAGTCGCGGTTCTTCTCCGAGACCTTTCGAGTGCTGAGGCCGGGAGGCACACTGGTCGTCGCCGCCTGGCTCGCTGGACCATCGGTCGGCCGTCTTCAGCGGCGCCATCTGCTGCAGGCCATATGCTCCGACGGCCGGCTGCCCTCCATGGCGAACGCGGGCGAGGCCCGCGAGATGGCTCGCACTGCGGGATTCGACGAAATAGTCGTCGAGAATGTCACAGGTCGAGTCCGACGCACCTGGTGGATCTGTCAACGCCGACTAGTCGCAAGAATCCTGACCGATCGCCGATATCAACGCTACCTGCTGGATGCAGCGAGTTCCGACAGGAAATTCCTGCTCACGATCTTCCGCATTCTCGCTGCTTACCGGACCGGCGCGATGCAGTACGGGTTGTTTTCGTTCGCGAAACCCCCGGCGTCGAGCTGACGAACCCGCCGGCAACTACTCGATCACGATCGTCTGTAAAGCTCTCGCGTCAATCGTAGTGCCTACCGTCCTGTCTCCGATGCTGACCCCGTATTCTACAGCGTCGTCTGTCTGATTCAGAACGGCGACGACGATCTGACCGCCCTCATTCCGGAAGGCCGTTACCATCAGATTCGGCGGACTCGAACCTACGCCGATACGCACTGCACCCGGCCGGATGAACTTGCTGAACTGCGCGAGTACGTAGTAGAGCGGTGTGTAGTACACCTCATCCGTTTCGGGCTTCGCAATCACGGGTGCGATGCACCAGTTGCTTGCATGGTTAGGACCGCCCTGTGTATCCAGCACCATGTTCCAGTCGATCCATCCAACGAACCAACTGTTCAACCCTCCGATGATATCACGGGCGTAACGGAACGCCGGTACGTATTTCGGGTGGAGCGGCTTGTCCTCTTCAGGCGCCCAGTCCCATCCCCAGTCGGTGGCTTCCGGCCGCCAGTACCAGTCGTCATCCTGCCACACCGGTATCTCGGCGTCAATGGTTCCTTCCGTGTGCAGAATCTGTTTGTCGGGGTACCGGTCGTGCAGCGCGTTCAGCACCTCCGGGTACCATTCGACCGTACTGCTGTACCAGTGGACGGCAGTCCCCCATACGTATTTCGAGGCGTCGGGATCGGCCAGAATCGTGTCGACCCATTCTTCAACGTGATCCCGGTTCTGGTCATAGATCAGAATCTTACTTTCAATACCGTCCTGCTCGAAACGCGGGCCGAGATGGTTCTTCAGAAAGTCGAGCATCGAGGCCGGCGTGTAGATCATGCTCTCCCAGTTCCCTCCATTGCCGAGCGGCTCGTTCTCGATGGTGACGCCCCAGATGTCGATCCCCTGATCCCTGTAGGCTTCGATATACTTCGAGAAATACAACGCCCACGTTGGATAGTACTCCGGCTTCAGAGCGCCGTCGTTCCAGTCGTTGTTGTCTTTCATCCACGGCGGCGCAGTCCACGGCGATGCGATAATCTGAAAGCCGGACGGTGAGACTGCAGCAGCATCCTTGATCAAAGGAATGACATCGTCCATGTCCTCTTCGATGCTGAAGTGCTCAAGCAACGTATCGCCCGGCACCTCGGCGTACGCATAGTTCCGGAGCGAGAAGTCCGAGCTGTTGATGTGCGTTCGCGTCAACGTGTATGCCGCCCCATCCGGGCCGAAGTACGCATCGATGACCTCGCTGCGTTTTTCGTCACTGAGCTGATTCAGGACATACGCGGTCGATTCTGTAAACGAACCGCCAAAACCAAGAATCTGCTGATATTCCGTGGCGGGATCGAGGGACAGGACCGGGTGGTCCAATCGATCCTCTGCGGCAAATCGCAGAGTCCCCTTCTCGGCCAGTTTGTCGCCGCCTCTTGACGTCTGATATACGGCCGCCGTTGCATAGGCGCGGTCTTCCTCAGGCGCGTTTTTGTCAACACAACCCACGAGAACGGCCGCGAGCAACGACAGGAGAATCGGTCGGCTAGATAGCATCTGGTTCACTTTCGTATTGGGTGTAACCGGTCGCTTTCGTCCTCAACACCGCACAGAACGCCGCCGGAAGGTCGTTTCACTATTCGGATCCAGCGGGCCGTATGCGAATCGCCTGGCCACCTCCTGGCGCAAGACGTAGATCCAGCACCGTGTCGCGGGTTACCGCCCGTTCCGAGATCGTCATGGCATATGGACGCGTCTCCCAGTCGGCATTGAAAGCGTCGGCGTAAATTTCAGCGACGTACTCACGCCCATCCTCCAGAAACGTCAGCGCCACATCGAGCTGACGCGCGAATTCGTCCGTCACGCTTCCGACGTACCACTCGTCGCTTCGACGATCCTTGCGAGCAATCGTCACATAGTCGCCGATTTTGCCGTTGACCACAATGGTCTCCGACCAGTCCGTCGGCACATCGACGATAAACTTGAACGCCGGATGCCCCTCGTAATTCTCGATGAGGTCGGCCGCCATGTGCAGCGGACTGTAGATGATGACGTAGTTCGCGAGCGCCTTGGCCAGCGTTGTGTTGACACGCGCCACGAGCGGATTCCGTTTGGAACTGCTCAGCGTGAGATCAAAAACTCCGGGAGTAAAATCGAACGGCCCTGCGAGTCCACGCGTGAACGGGATGATCGTCTCGTGCTCTGGCGGATTCCCGCCATCTGTCGCCCACGCGTTGTATTCCATCCCACGTGCACCTTCGCGCGTCATCATGTTTGGCCAGGTGCGCCGAATTCCCGTCTCCTTGATGGGCTCGTGAACGTCCAGCACAATCTGATAGCGGGCAG encodes the following:
- a CDS encoding DUF302 domain-containing protein, which produces METYYFSTTLDAGMDEARQQVVDALQKKGFGVLTEINVAATLKKKLDVDFRPYVILGACNPGFAHQALLAEDKIGTMLPCNVILQDAGNGRTEVAAVDPMASMQAIENETLGTVASQVREMLKSVIDAL
- a CDS encoding methyltransferase domain-containing protein, producing the protein MIYPRRSQDVEDVGRHYDALDEFYREVWGDHVHHGLWLSGDESNDVAVRNLVSYATRHTTLPPGTTVCDVGCGYGAVANLLAGEHGAVVTGLTVSERQYDYALREYGSPQCEFLLRDWMRNELDDSSFDVVLAIESLSHMPDKSRFFSETFRVLRPGGTLVVAAWLAGPSVGRLQRRHLLQAICSDGRLPSMANAGEAREMARTAGFDEIVVENVTGRVRRTWWICQRRLVARILTDRRYQRYLLDAASSDRKFLLTIFRILAAYRTGAMQYGLFSFAKPPASS
- a CDS encoding glycoside hydrolase family 30 protein, with the translated sequence MLSSRPILLSLLAAVLVGCVDKNAPEEDRAYATAAVYQTSRGGDKLAEKGTLRFAAEDRLDHPVLSLDPATEYQQILGFGGSFTESTAYVLNQLSDEKRSEVIDAYFGPDGAAYTLTRTHINSSDFSLRNYAYAEVPGDTLLEHFSIEEDMDDVIPLIKDAAAVSPSGFQIIASPWTAPPWMKDNNDWNDGALKPEYYPTWALYFSKYIEAYRDQGIDIWGVTIENEPLGNGGNWESMIYTPASMLDFLKNHLGPRFEQDGIESKILIYDQNRDHVEEWVDTILADPDASKYVWGTAVHWYSSTVEWYPEVLNALHDRYPDKQILHTEGTIDAEIPVWQDDDWYWRPEATDWGWDWAPEEDKPLHPKYVPAFRYARDIIGGLNSWFVGWIDWNMVLDTQGGPNHASNWCIAPVIAKPETDEVYYTPLYYVLAQFSKFIRPGAVRIGVGSSPPNLMVTAFRNEGGQIVVAVLNQTDDAVEYGVSIGDRTVGTTIDARALQTIVIE